The Acidipropionibacterium virtanenii DNA segment AACGGACGAGGTCGGCGGTCGCCGTGGGCTCGAAGACCCCCTTCTCAATATTCTCGGCCTGGCTGCGCAGGTGGGAGATGATGCTGTCTCGGTAATTGTTCTCGAAGGCTCTCAGCTGGTCGACCTTCCCGGTGAGGTCGTCGCGCTCGGACTCGAGCTCGCCGAAGAGTTCATTGCGACGGGCCTGGGCATCGGTGGTGACCTTCTCCGCAGTCGCCCGCGCCTCGGAGGTGACCCGTTCGGAGTTGACCCGGGCCGCCGACTCGATCCGCTCAGCGCGGGTCTGGGCGTCGACGATGTGCTCATGGGCCTTCTTCTCGGCGTCGGCCATCTTGCGATCGGCCTCCTCATGAGCCTCATGGACGACGCGCTCGGCGTCGGCGATCGCGAGTTCCACCATCCGGACGACCGCCGGAGCGGCCTCCGCGCTGGTCGACACCTGGATGCGGTCAGGCGCACCCGAGGTCGAGGCGACCTTGGCCGGGGACGCCGCCGCGGCGCGGCGGGCCGCCTCGGTCTCGTTCCGGGCCTGCTTGAGCTGGGAGTTCAGGCGCTCGTTCTCGGTGCGCAGCCTGTTGACCTCGGCAGCCCCGGCCCCCTGGACCGAGGTCTGCTGGGTCGCGCTGCGGCGCGCCTCCTCCAGCTGGCTGCGAAGAGTCGCGGCCTCCTGCTGGGCCGCACGCACCTTGTTCTCGGCCTCGGAAGCGGCAATGCGCGAACGCTCCAGCTCGGCGCTTCCGGCCTCCTGCTGGTGTGCGCGCAGCTCCTCGAGCTGAGCCTTGAGGTGGGTGTTCTCCTCATTCAGCTTCGCATCGGGCTGCCCTCCGGCAGCGCCATCGGCTTTCTTGAGGGCATCCAGCTGGGCTTTGAGGCGGTCATTCTCATCGACAATCGCGGCAAAGGTGGCGTCGACCTTGTCCACGAAATCGTCTACCTCGCCCGCACGGTACCCCTCGCCTGGGCGTCGTGCCATCGGGAAACGAATCCTGCGCACCTCGTCGAGGGTCAGCGTCATTGTGCACTCCAACAGTTCGGATACAGTCTTCGCCTCCGGTTTGACCGCCTCCCTGAGTCGGCGGGCTACGCCATGAGACTGGGTCAAGGCTACTCCAGACAACCAGGATGCGTCATCAACGCCCCCGGCAACACGGCAAAACCCTCCACCCGAGGTTCGGGCTTGGCCCCCTGCACAGGCGCCGCGCGGGGCTAGAAGAAGACCCAGATCGTCAGCCGTTGAGCGGCGTAGAGCACCACGAACAGCAGGATGAATCCCAGGCTGAATCCGATGCCCCCCAGGTTCACCGGCGGCAGAACCCGGTCGAAGAACTTCACCGGCGGGTCGGTGAGCGTGTAGACCACCTCGAAGAGCACGGCCACCACGCCTCTGGGCTCGAACCCTCGGAACAGCAGGGGTATCCACGACAGAATCATCCGCACGACCAGCAGGGCCATGTAGATCTGAATCGCGTACCAGATGATGATGCCGGCCAGCGCCACGGCGTTCTCCTCAGCAGACGGGCACCCGCTCAGGACTGGTTGAAGAATCCTTCACCGGCGATCCGCGCCTTGTCCTCAGGGGTGACATTGACGTTATGGGGGCACAGCAGGAACACCCTGCTCGTCACCTTGTCGATACTGCCACGCACACCGAAGATCAGTCCCGCCGCGAAATCGACCAGACGCTTGGCGTCGCGCTCCTCCATCTCGGTGAGGTTCATGATCACCGGGACCCCGTCACGGATGTGCTCGCCGATGACCCGGGCCTCGTTGAAGTTGCGCGGATGCACAGTGAGGATCCGGTTGACGTCGGCAATGCTCGGCTCGGGCTCCTCGGCAACGGGCTCGCGAGGGGCCAAGGCCCTGGGCTGGCGCCCACCGGCGTCATCCTTGTCCTTGCCCTGCGGCTCATGCGACCTGCCCTGCGCCGCACTGGACCTGGGGCGCCGGTCGGGCAGCGGGGTGACGGTGGACGGCTCGTAGCCGTCGTCGGAGTACACCTCGGTGGTGAGTTCCTCGTCGGACAGATCCTCGTCGTAGCGACGGTCGTCGACCAGACCGACGTACGAGGCGATCTTCCTACCGAAACCAGCCATCGGGTTCTCCTAACTCACATCGGCGCCGGCACCAACAGCCCCGGCGTGGTCCCAGACTGCCACGACCGGGCCCTTCGTCGTGGACGACACGCTACCGCTGGGCCGGATCCTCGCGGATCCAGACCAGCCCCGCCAGCCTTCCCGACCCGGGATCGCGGCGATGGGAGAACAGCTCCTCGTGCTCCCGGGTGCAGGGGTCCAGCCCCACCGCGGTGACGCCCAGCCCCTCCAACTGACTGTGGGCCTCGGCCGCCAGATCGAGGGCCGGCGTTCCCCAGGAGGTCTGCGAGCGGGTGGCGGGGTGATCGCGCCAGACCCGATCGGCCATCTCCCGGGGCACCTCGTAGCAGCGTCCGCAGATGTGCGGGCCGATCCAGCCCAGGATGTCGCGGGCACCGGCGTCGCGCATCCGGCCGACGGTCCGGCCCAGCACGCCGGCCAGCAGCCCGGCCCGCCCGGCGTGGGCCGCTGCGATCACCCCGGCGCCCGGATCGGCGAGCATCACCGGCAGGCAGTCGGCCACCCGGATGGCCAGCGCCACCCCGGCGACGGTGGTCACCATGGCATCGGCGGACGGCAGCGGGTCCGGGCGGCCCGGAGCCTCCCGCAGCACGTCGTCGTCGCGGATCGCCTGAGCCTCCGGGGCTCCGAGGCGCATCACCTCCGCACCGTGCACCTGGTGCACCAGGGCTATGCCCCGCACTCCCAGGGCGACCCGCAGGGCACCGACGTTGGCCACCAGGCTGGCCGGGTCGTCGGCGTCGGCGCGCCCCAGATTGAATCCGCCGAGAGGGCCCAGCGAACTTCCGCCGCGCCTGTCGGTGAAGGCGACCCCGACGCCGTGATTGGCGCCGGGGTCGATACGCATTCGCAGCACCGGACCTACTTCATGAAGTCGGGGATGTCGATGTCGTCATCGTCGTCGGGCGGTGGGGTGGGCCTGGCCACCCGAAGCGGGTTGGTGCTCTCCTCGTGCTCCTGGTCCTGCTGCTCGTTCCGCTGGGGGACCGGGCGGCCACCGGGCTGGGCCGGGCGTCCCGGGCGCAGCTGGGACGGCCGACCGGCCGTCGTTCCCGCGCGGCTCACCGGGCGGGCGCTCACCCCTGGCTGCTTGCGCGGTGGCTGGCCTCCGTCGAACCCGGCCGCGATCACGGTCACCCGGACCTCGTCGCCCAGGGCGTCGTCGATCACCGTACCGAAGATGATGTTGGCCTCGTCATGGGCCGCCTCCTCGATGAGGTTGGCGGCGCTGGCGACCTCGAAGAGGCCCAGATCGGAACCGCCTGCGATCGACAGCAGCACGCCGTGGGCACCGTCGATGGACACCTCCAGGAGGGGCGAGGAGATCGCCATCTCGGCGGCGGCGCGCGCCCGGTCCTCGCCCGAGGCGTGACCGATGCCCATCAGCGCCGACCCGGCGTTCGACATGATCGACTTGACGTCGGCGAAGTCCAGGTTGATCTGGCCGGGCGTGGTGATGAGATCGGTGATCCCCGAGACGCCCTGCATCAGCACCTGGTCGGCCTGTTTGAAGGCGTCGATGATGGCGATCTGCTGATCGGCCATCGACAACAGTTTGTCGTTGGGGATGACGATGAGGGTGTCGACCTCCTCGCGGAGCCTGTCGATCCCCTCCTCAGCCTGATTGGTCCGCCGTCTTCCCTCGAAGGTGAAGGGCCTGGTCACCACGCCGATGGTCAGCGCTCCGAGAGATCGGGCGATCTTGGCGACCACGGGGGCTCCGCCCGTCCCGGTGCCGCCGCCCTCACCGGCCGTCACGAAGACCATGTCGGCCCCCTTGAGGCACTCCTCGATCTCATCGGAGTGGTCCTCGCAGGCCTGCCGCCCCTTGTCGGGGTCGGCGCCCGCGCCGAGGCCCCGGGTGAGATCGCGGCCGACGTCCAGCTTGACGTCCGCGTCGCTCATGAGCAGGGCCTGCGCATCGGTGTTGATGGCCAGGAACTCGACTCCCTTGAGACCTGCCTCGATCATCCGGTTCACAGCATTGCAGCCGCCGCCGCCGACGCCCACGACCTTGATGACCGCGAGGTAATTCTGGGATGGAGTTGCCACGGGAGTCTGCCTCACTTACGTCGAGTGCCGGTCACCTGACAGGCTATGAGTCCCTACCCTGAGTGTCCACCGACGCGTCCGGTTCGGCACTGACCCTCAAGCGGGGGTTGAGAGATGCCCCGAACATATCCCCGCGCCGTGCCGGACCACCCCGCCGGCACGGCGAGATCACCGTGCGGTGGGGTTCTGCGGGGAGGATACGTCGTAGTGGGTGGCCTTCGTGGCCACCATCGCGGTGGCCACCTGGGATTTCACGTCGGACTCGTCGGCGCTGCCCCACATCACCGTGCGCCCCTTGCTGAGCACCAGCGTGATCGAGTCCGGTCCGCCCGCCTCCAGATGATCGAGCTGCTTGAGCAGGGCGGGGTCCAGGCTCGCGGCCACCGTCGCGACGTCGCGCAGCAGACGGGTACTCCTGGTGGCGGTCAGGGCCCACGGAGTACCGCGCCGGGAGGCCGTCGTGGTGTGGAAGGCCGTACCGGAGGCATCGATCCAGTGGTAGCCCTGCTGGTCGCGCAGTTGGTAGACGGGCCGGCGCTCGGTGATCCGGATGCGCACCGTATCGGGCCAGGCGCGGTGGACGGAGACCCGGTGGACCGGCTCCAGCGCGGCCACCCGGGATCCGACCGCGCCAAGATCGATGGTGGCCAACGGGGCGCCGATCGGCACCCGGGCGGCGTCGCGGACCTGGTCGGCGGTCACCAGCCGCGCACCGTCCACGACGACCTGATCCGCAGCCATCAGGCCGGACCAGCGCACCACGTAGACGCCGACGGCCAGCAGCACCGCCACCAGGACGGCCACCACGGTGACGATCCGGATGCGCCGGCGACGCGATCTGGCCCGCAGATCGAGCGGCCCGGTGATGTCTGAGACCGAGGAGGCCATCAGAGGGATCGGGCCGACCGGTCGCCGGTGGCTCCGGTGTCGGGCAGCAGGGGGAGCAGCAGAGGGCCGACGAGAGTCACGTCGCCGGCGCCCAGGGTGATCACCAGGTCTCCGGGACGCGCCTCCTCGGCCAGCGCCGCCGGAAGGTCGCCCTTGTCGGGAACATATCGGGAGGATCCGCCGGCCGCCTCCACGGCGTCCTCCACCAGGGCGCCGGTCACCCCGGGGACCGGATCCTCGCGCGAACCGTAGATGTCGGTGACCAGGACCCGGTCGGCCAGCGCCAGGGCGGCCCCGAACTCGTGGGCGAACTCCTGGGTCCTGCTGTACAGATGCGGCTGGAAGCAGGCGATCACGCGGCCGTCACCGGCCGCCCGGCGAGCGGCCCCGAGGGTCGCTCGGATCTCGGTGGGATGGTGGGCGTAGTCGTCGTAGATCCTCACCCCGCCGCGACTCCCGACCAGCTGGAAGCGCCTCAGGGTGCCGGTGAATGAGGCCGCAGCGGCCAGCAGCTCGTCGTGATCGATGCCGAGGAGGCTTGCGGCGCAGTACGCGGCGGCCGCATTGGCGAGGTTGTACCGGCCGGGCACCTGGAGCTCCAGCCGCCCGCTCTGACGGCCGCGGGTGAGGGTCGCCGAGGCGGTGGCACCCTCCAGATCGAGATCGCTGAGACGCACATCCGCCTCGGCGGACTCGCCGTAGGTCACCACCTGCACGGTTCCGGTGCTGGCCAGCCTGCCGACCAGATGTGCCGCGCCGGGATCATCGAGGTTGGCGACGACGTATCTCACCTCGGGCCGGGTGGCCATCCGCACGAAGCCGTCGAAATAGGCGTCGGGCGTTCCCCAGTTGTCCAAGTGATCGGCCTCCACATTGGTGACCACGACGATCCGGCTGGGGTACTGGAGGAAGGATCCGTCGGACTCGTCGGCCTCGACCACGAAGGCGCTGCCGCCGCCCAGGTGGGCGCTGCGGCCCGTGCTGGCCAGCGGCGACCCGATGACATAGGACGGGTCGGCGCCGGCGTGGGCGAGCATCACGGCGGTCATGCCGGTGGTGGTGGTCTTCCCGTGGGTTCCGGCCACCGAGATCCCCTCGCGGCCCAGCATGAGGGCGGCCAGGGCGGCGCTACGGTGCCAGATCCGCAGGCCCCGGCGATTCGCCTCGACGAGTTCGGGGTTGTCCGGGCGGATCGCCGAGGACACCACGACGGTGCGTGCCCCGTCCACATGGGAGGGATCATGGCCCACCCAGGTGCGCACCCCGGCGTCTGCCAGCGCCCGGAGGTTGGCCGAGTCGACCTGGTCGGAGCCGGAGACCTCCACCCCCAGCTCCTGGTAGATCCTGGCGACGCCGCTCATCCCGGCTCCGCCGATGGCGATGAAGTGTACCGGCCCGATCGAGTGCGGGTCGGCCAGTTCGACCGGTTCACGCAGTGCCATCGGGATCCTCCTTGGGGACGGGACGCGGTGTCCGGGAGCGGTCTGCCGCGCCCAGCACGAGTGCGGCGAGCCGCTCGGCCGAGTCGGCCGGCATCAGGCCACGGCCGGCGGCGGCCATCGCGGCAAGTTCTTCCGGGCGGTGGATCCGCTCGGTCTCCCTCAGCAGGCGGGCGGCGTCGAGCTCGGCGTTGGGGACCAGCACCCCTCCCCCGGCCTCGACCACCGAGCGGGCGTTGCGGGCCTGCTCGCCGTTGCCATGGGGCAGCGGCACGTAGATCGCCGGCACGCCTGCGACCGCGGTCTCCACCACAGTCCCGGCCCCGGACCGGGCGACCATCAGGTCGGCGGTCAGGTAGGCGGCCGGCATGTCGTCGACGTAGTCCAGCGGTTTCCACGAGGCACCGGTGGTCGGGTCGGCGATGGCGGTGGCGGCGCCGATGTTCCGCGGACCCAGGATGTGCAGGATCTGCACGCCCTCGGCGAGCAGCCGGTCGCGGGCGGCGACGACCGCCTCGTTGATGGCGACCGCCCCCTGGGATCCGCCGCTCACCAGCAGTGTCGGACGGTCGGCATCGAGCCCGAACCGCAGGCGCGCCGCACGGGTCGCCTCGGCACGCTCCGGCAGGGTCATGGTGGCCAGTCGGGTGATGCCCTCGCGCAGCGGCATCCCGATGAACCGGGCCCCCGGCAGGGGGGTGTCGGGGAAGGCCGCGGCGACCTGGGTCGCGAAGCGTGCCGCCACCTTGTTCGCCAGCCCGGGCACCGCGTTCTGCTCATGGATCACCACGGGCACCTGGGCCTTGCGGGCGGCGAGGTAGGCGGGCATCGAGACGTACCCGCCGAAGCCGACCAGGACGTCGGCCTGGCGACGGCGCAGCACGTCCGCCGCCTGTTGGACGGCTCGGCGCAGATGGCCCGGCACCTTCAGCAGGTCCACTGACAGACTCCTGGGCAGCGGGACCGGATCGATCATGTCGAGCACCAGGCCGGCCTCCGGTATGACCCTGCCCTCCAGCCCCTTCGGCGTGCCGATGCAGGACAGGTGTCCCAGGTCGGGATGGCGCGCCAGAGCCTGTGCCGTCGCGATCA contains these protein-coding regions:
- a CDS encoding YggT family protein; translation: MALAGIIIWYAIQIYMALLVVRMILSWIPLLFRGFEPRGVVAVLFEVVYTLTDPPVKFFDRVLPPVNLGGIGFSLGFILLFVVLYAAQRLTIWVFF
- the murG gene encoding undecaprenyldiphospho-muramoylpentapeptide beta-N-acetylglucosaminyltransferase, which gives rise to MVNVVLAGGGTAGHTSPLIATAQALARHPDLGHLSCIGTPKGLEGRVIPEAGLVLDMIDPVPLPRSLSVDLLKVPGHLRRAVQQAADVLRRRQADVLVGFGGYVSMPAYLAARKAQVPVVIHEQNAVPGLANKVAARFATQVAAAFPDTPLPGARFIGMPLREGITRLATMTLPERAEATRAARLRFGLDADRPTLLVSGGSQGAVAINEAVVAARDRLLAEGVQILHILGPRNIGAATAIADPTTGASWKPLDYVDDMPAAYLTADLMVARSGAGTVVETAVAGVPAIYVPLPHGNGEQARNARSVVEAGGGVLVPNAELDAARLLRETERIHRPEELAAMAAAGRGLMPADSAERLAALVLGAADRSRTPRPVPKEDPDGTA
- the ftsZ gene encoding cell division protein FtsZ, with protein sequence MATPSQNYLAVIKVVGVGGGGCNAVNRMIEAGLKGVEFLAINTDAQALLMSDADVKLDVGRDLTRGLGAGADPDKGRQACEDHSDEIEECLKGADMVFVTAGEGGGTGTGGAPVVAKIARSLGALTIGVVTRPFTFEGRRRTNQAEEGIDRLREEVDTLIVIPNDKLLSMADQQIAIIDAFKQADQVLMQGVSGITDLITTPGQINLDFADVKSIMSNAGSALMGIGHASGEDRARAAAEMAISSPLLEVSIDGAHGVLLSIAGGSDLGLFEVASAANLIEEAAHDEANIIFGTVIDDALGDEVRVTVIAAGFDGGQPPRKQPGVSARPVSRAGTTAGRPSQLRPGRPAQPGGRPVPQRNEQQDQEHEESTNPLRVARPTPPPDDDDDIDIPDFMK
- a CDS encoding cell division protein FtsQ/DivIB, which produces MASSVSDITGPLDLRARSRRRRIRIVTVVAVLVAVLLAVGVYVVRWSGLMAADQVVVDGARLVTADQVRDAARVPIGAPLATIDLGAVGSRVAALEPVHRVSVHRAWPDTVRIRITERRPVYQLRDQQGYHWIDASGTAFHTTTASRRGTPWALTATRSTRLLRDVATVAASLDPALLKQLDHLEAGGPDSITLVLSKGRTVMWGSADESDVKSQVATAMVATKATHYDVSSPQNPTAR
- a CDS encoding polyphenol oxidase family protein, producing MLRMRIDPGANHGVGVAFTDRRGGSSLGPLGGFNLGRADADDPASLVANVGALRVALGVRGIALVHQVHGAEVMRLGAPEAQAIRDDDVLREAPGRPDPLPSADAMVTTVAGVALAIRVADCLPVMLADPGAGVIAAAHAGRAGLLAGVLGRTVGRMRDAGARDILGWIGPHICGRCYEVPREMADRVWRDHPATRSQTSWGTPALDLAAEAHSQLEGLGVTAVGLDPCTREHEELFSHRRDPGSGRLAGLVWIREDPAQR
- a CDS encoding cell division protein SepF: MAGFGRKIASYVGLVDDRRYDEDLSDEELTTEVYSDDGYEPSTVTPLPDRRPRSSAAQGRSHEPQGKDKDDAGGRQPRALAPREPVAEEPEPSIADVNRILTVHPRNFNEARVIGEHIRDGVPVIMNLTEMEERDAKRLVDFAAGLIFGVRGSIDKVTSRVFLLCPHNVNVTPEDKARIAGEGFFNQS
- a CDS encoding DivIVA domain-containing protein translates to MTLTLDEVRRIRFPMARRPGEGYRAGEVDDFVDKVDATFAAIVDENDRLKAQLDALKKADGAAGGQPDAKLNEENTHLKAQLEELRAHQQEAGSAELERSRIAASEAENKVRAAQQEAATLRSQLEEARRSATQQTSVQGAGAAEVNRLRTENERLNSQLKQARNETEAARRAAAASPAKVASTSGAPDRIQVSTSAEAAPAVVRMVELAIADAERVVHEAHEEADRKMADAEKKAHEHIVDAQTRAERIESAARVNSERVTSEARATAEKVTTDAQARRNELFGELESERDDLTGKVDQLRAFENNYRDSIISHLRSQAENIEKGVFEPTATADLVRSENRVAPGSSATPRLDALITGRSQQN
- the murC gene encoding UDP-N-acetylmuramate--L-alanine ligase, whose product is MALREPVELADPHSIGPVHFIAIGGAGMSGVARIYQELGVEVSGSDQVDSANLRALADAGVRTWVGHDPSHVDGARTVVVSSAIRPDNPELVEANRRGLRIWHRSAALAALMLGREGISVAGTHGKTTTTGMTAVMLAHAGADPSYVIGSPLASTGRSAHLGGGSAFVVEADESDGSFLQYPSRIVVVTNVEADHLDNWGTPDAYFDGFVRMATRPEVRYVVANLDDPGAAHLVGRLASTGTVQVVTYGESAEADVRLSDLDLEGATASATLTRGRQSGRLELQVPGRYNLANAAAAYCAASLLGIDHDELLAAAASFTGTLRRFQLVGSRGGVRIYDDYAHHPTEIRATLGAARRAAGDGRVIACFQPHLYSRTQEFAHEFGAALALADRVLVTDIYGSREDPVPGVTGALVEDAVEAAGGSSRYVPDKGDLPAALAEEARPGDLVITLGAGDVTLVGPLLLPLLPDTGATGDRSARSL